In Nostoc sp. CENA543, a single genomic region encodes these proteins:
- a CDS encoding glycoside hydrolase family 10 protein: MRFLLHNFTKKNKPVFLAVMWVLTVVATVILSLPLNAQISPNSSSATELRGVWLTNIDSDVLFGRDRLRQALQKLDELNFNTVYPAVWNWGYTLYPSRVAAKVIGRSLDPTPGLQGRDILKEIVTEGHKQGLTVIPWFEFGFMAPADSLLAKNRPQWLTNRSDGTRIVKEGTHDRVWLSPFRPDVQQFIQDLIVEIVRNYDIDGIQFDDHFGLPSELGYDAYTVALYKKEHRGQAPSKNPKDPEWVRWRASKITDFMKRVFTAIKAAKKDCLVSVAPNPQRFSYEFFLADWQKWERMGLVEELVLQIYRDDLNVFVKELEYPEVKAAQKHIPVSVGILTGLKNKPITMQQIQTQVQKTRDRNFAGVSFFFYETLWNLAKEQPLERQTALQKIFPKPAKYPNLLTGWKA; encoded by the coding sequence ATGAGGTTTTTGTTACATAATTTTACCAAAAAAAATAAGCCCGTATTTTTAGCAGTGATGTGGGTTTTAACTGTGGTGGCTACGGTAATTTTATCGTTACCTTTAAACGCCCAAATCAGTCCTAACTCATCATCAGCCACAGAATTGAGAGGGGTGTGGCTAACGAATATTGATAGTGATGTGCTGTTTGGGCGCGATCGCCTGCGTCAAGCTTTGCAAAAATTAGATGAACTGAACTTTAACACTGTCTACCCAGCAGTATGGAATTGGGGATATACACTTTATCCCAGCCGAGTAGCCGCAAAAGTGATTGGGCGATCGCTTGATCCTACCCCTGGATTACAAGGGCGAGATATCCTCAAAGAAATTGTCACTGAGGGACACAAGCAAGGTTTAACTGTTATTCCCTGGTTTGAATTCGGTTTTATGGCTCCTGCTGACTCTCTCTTAGCCAAAAATCGTCCCCAATGGCTCACCAATCGTAGTGATGGTACACGCATTGTCAAAGAAGGTACACATGACCGTGTATGGTTAAGTCCCTTTCGTCCTGATGTACAGCAATTCATCCAAGATTTAATCGTCGAAATCGTCAGAAACTACGATATTGATGGTATTCAATTTGACGACCATTTTGGCTTACCTTCAGAACTCGGCTATGATGCCTACACCGTAGCTTTATACAAAAAAGAACACCGTGGGCAAGCACCTTCTAAAAATCCCAAAGATCCAGAATGGGTGCGTTGGCGAGCCAGCAAAATCACTGATTTCATGAAGCGAGTATTTACAGCCATCAAAGCCGCGAAAAAAGATTGTTTAGTTTCCGTCGCACCCAACCCACAGCGTTTTTCTTACGAATTCTTCCTTGCAGACTGGCAAAAGTGGGAACGGATGGGGCTAGTTGAAGAATTGGTATTGCAGATTTACCGTGATGATCTCAATGTTTTCGTCAAGGAATTAGAGTATCCAGAAGTCAAAGCCGCCCAGAAACATATACCCGTGAGTGTGGGAATTTTAACCGGCTTAAAAAATAAACCCATTACCATGCAGCAAATACAAACCCAAGTCCAAAAAACACGCGATCGCAATTTCGCCGGAGTTTCCTTCTTCTTCTATGAAACCCTGTGGAACTTAGCGAAAGAACAACCTCTAGAACGTCAGACAGCCTTACAAAAAATCTTCCCCAAACCAGCTAAGTATCCTAACTTGTTGACAGGGTGGAAAGCGTAG
- the rppA gene encoding two-component system response regulator RppA, whose product MKILVVEDDLELLEPLNTVLSRAGHIVDGVASCELATDLISQQDYDLLILDWMLPTGSGIYLCQQYRYIGKTSPVLMLTAKDSIADKVKGLDAGADDYLVKPVDMLELLARVRALARRSPVWQDQILKFADLQLNLDTHTAQRQQQQVQLSVRECQLLEYFLRHPQQILSRDQLEQALWTWDTDLGTNAITVQIRRLRQRLQPLEADHWIETVYGLGYRLIKLDVN is encoded by the coding sequence ATGAAAATATTGGTAGTTGAGGATGATCTAGAACTCCTAGAACCTCTCAATACAGTGCTTTCAAGAGCCGGACACATTGTTGATGGGGTTGCTAGCTGCGAACTAGCTACCGACTTAATATCTCAACAAGATTATGACTTGCTCATTCTAGATTGGATGCTACCAACAGGAAGCGGGATTTACCTATGTCAACAGTATCGCTATATAGGGAAAACATCTCCAGTCTTGATGCTCACTGCAAAAGACAGTATTGCAGATAAGGTCAAGGGACTAGATGCAGGTGCAGATGACTATCTTGTAAAACCTGTAGATATGTTGGAGTTACTAGCAAGAGTGCGCGCCTTAGCCAGAAGATCCCCTGTTTGGCAAGACCAAATATTAAAGTTTGCTGACTTACAACTCAATTTAGATACCCACACAGCACAACGACAACAGCAACAAGTCCAACTTTCTGTGCGTGAATGTCAATTGCTAGAATACTTTTTGCGTCATCCCCAACAAATTCTCAGCCGTGACCAGTTAGAGCAAGCTTTGTGGACATGGGATACAGACTTAGGAACTAATGCTATCACTGTGCAAATTCGACGACTCCGGCAACGTTTACAGCCATTAGAAGCAGATCACTGGATTGAAACAGTTTATGGTTTAGGTTATCGTTTGATTAAATTAGATGTCAATTAA
- a CDS encoding ParA family protein, with amino-acid sequence MPKIVAILNGKGGVGKTTTAVNLAAQFGKKKKVILVDTDIQGSASWWFGRNQNGMGFDLSQETNPQLLSRLKTIQGYDLVVVDTPPALHSEALTTVVAIADYLVLPTPPAAMDLAALIETVKAAVVPAGVPHRVLLTKVDTRSINEAIEAQNTLQRLGIPACKSFIRIYKAHERAALEGVAIHQWRGKNAREAESDYRRVAEEIQRDWRK; translated from the coding sequence GTGCCAAAAATCGTCGCTATTCTCAACGGTAAAGGAGGAGTCGGTAAAACGACTACCGCAGTTAATTTAGCTGCTCAGTTTGGGAAGAAGAAAAAAGTTATTCTCGTTGATACAGATATTCAAGGTTCAGCTAGTTGGTGGTTTGGGCGCAATCAAAATGGTATGGGATTTGACCTTTCCCAAGAAACCAATCCCCAACTTTTAAGTCGGTTGAAAACCATCCAAGGTTACGATTTAGTAGTAGTAGATACGCCGCCGGCACTGCACTCAGAAGCCTTGACGACAGTAGTTGCGATCGCAGATTATCTAGTGTTACCTACACCTCCAGCCGCTATGGATTTAGCCGCCTTGATTGAAACAGTCAAAGCGGCTGTAGTTCCTGCTGGCGTTCCCCATCGGGTATTACTCACAAAAGTCGATACACGGAGTATAAATGAAGCAATAGAAGCTCAAAATACTCTCCAACGTTTAGGAATTCCGGCTTGCAAGTCTTTCATTCGGATCTATAAAGCCCACGAAAGAGCCGCTTTGGAGGGTGTAGCGATTCATCAATGGCGAGGCAAAAACGCTAGAGAGGCGGAATCAGACTACCGCCGCGTAGCAGAAGAAATACAGCGTGATTGGAGGAAATAA
- a CDS encoding ATP-binding protein, with the protein MSNIFHSSRRNLARWFTLSMGSILVVFACGIYIGVVHDRQKAFDEELYSKSRVMAAGIRYRLQQGQWRVKLDDVPLLGSNTLYIERLESEIAYARWYSPEGKLLLFVKEKPPEFVKISPGFETLQIQSGEVGAKSQRWLRQVTLPVLQDEILLGYLQIASPLTPVQETLTQLCLLLAVGVPLGIGAIAVTGWVLGGLAMQPIYESYERLNRFTAYASHELRNPLAKVLSHAQLGLMTLVEPECEARSRLHTIIKTTKTISNLVSDLLFLARHEGELNPQVLKYIDLVELIDNLAQEQLIYCEEKELHLQINLPQNSVKVLVEPDLLRQAVLNLISNAIKYTAPGGTVELRLIKDTRSVKIQIKDNGTGIPAADLPYIFEQFYRSDVHRTHNGFGLGLAIALQIIQAHKGKITVTSDFGQGSCFQIELLTVDW; encoded by the coding sequence ATGTCCAATATATTTCACAGCAGTCGTCGTAATTTAGCACGTTGGTTTACTCTTTCTATGGGGAGTATTTTAGTAGTTTTTGCCTGTGGAATTTATATTGGTGTAGTTCATGACCGCCAAAAAGCCTTTGATGAGGAACTTTATAGTAAAAGTCGGGTGATGGCTGCGGGTATTCGCTATCGTCTGCAACAAGGTCAATGGCGTGTCAAACTTGATGATGTTCCTTTATTGGGTAGTAATACTTTATATATAGAAAGATTAGAAAGTGAAATTGCTTACGCTCGCTGGTACTCTCCAGAAGGTAAGTTATTGTTGTTTGTGAAGGAAAAACCCCCCGAATTTGTCAAAATTTCCCCAGGATTTGAAACATTACAAATACAGAGTGGAGAAGTAGGCGCGAAATCGCAGAGATGGTTACGCCAAGTCACTCTGCCAGTATTACAGGATGAAATATTGTTAGGATACTTACAAATAGCTTCTCCCCTGACTCCTGTGCAAGAAACACTCACACAACTTTGCTTATTATTAGCTGTTGGTGTGCCTTTAGGAATAGGGGCGATCGCTGTGACAGGATGGGTGTTAGGTGGTTTGGCTATGCAGCCGATTTATGAATCCTATGAACGACTCAATCGATTTACCGCCTACGCTTCCCATGAACTGAGAAACCCACTGGCGAAAGTATTAAGCCATGCTCAATTAGGTTTAATGACTTTAGTAGAGCCTGAGTGTGAAGCTCGTTCTCGTTTGCATACGATTATTAAAACTACTAAAACTATTAGCAATCTTGTGAGTGATTTATTATTTTTGGCACGGCATGAAGGAGAATTAAATCCTCAAGTGCTTAAATATATCGATTTGGTAGAGTTAATCGATAATTTGGCTCAAGAACAATTGATTTACTGTGAAGAAAAAGAATTACATTTACAAATTAATTTACCACAAAACTCAGTAAAAGTATTAGTAGAACCAGATTTATTACGTCAGGCTGTATTAAATTTAATTAGCAATGCGATTAAATATACTGCTCCTGGTGGGACTGTGGAATTAAGACTCATCAAAGATACCCGCAGTGTGAAGATTCAAATAAAAGACAACGGTACAGGGATTCCCGCAGCCGATTTACCTTATATTTTTGAGCAATTCTATCGTAGTGATGTGCATAGAACACATAATGGCTTTGGTTTGGGTTTAGCGATCGCACTACAAATTATCCAAGCTCACAAAGGTAAAATTACCGTCACTAGTGATTTTGGTCAGGGGTCTTGCTTTCAAATTGAACTGTTAACTGTTGACTGGTAA
- a CDS encoding site-2 protease family protein: protein MFTSSETPIIGTILLVAFAILGWGFYRARPFGKLGILAWLQSVVLMTPWLLFFGLFAAGIYINIVGILFLVVGSAGLYIYLGKQLRAAGQDAILKQRATDRLTAAESSSATENPPQPAAVVLEIMPIPEEDLNVIRSVFGIDTFFATETIAYQEGAIFKGNLRGEPQEVHTRLTASLKEKLGEKYRLFLVENNDGKPVVIVLPSSNDPRPAMLAQKVFAAILGIATVGTSLETGGLLLNFDFLAHPERLQETLPIGLGIFAILIAHEIGHWLLARRYQVRLSWPFFLPAVQIGSFGAITRFESLLPNRTALFDIAVAGPIAGGIVSLLMLIAGLLLSHPGSLFQLPNQFFQGSILVGSLARVVLGSALQSPLVNIHPLVVIGWLGLVITALNLMPAGQLDGGRIVQAIYGRKTANRATIATLIVLGLVGLANPLALYWLIVIVFLQRDLERPSLNEVSEPDDARAAIGLLVLFLMITTLLPLTPGLAGRLGIG, encoded by the coding sequence ATGTTTACTTCGTCAGAGACTCCTATTATTGGGACAATTTTATTAGTGGCTTTTGCCATTTTAGGTTGGGGCTTTTATCGCGCCAGACCTTTTGGAAAACTGGGAATCTTAGCCTGGTTGCAGTCGGTGGTGTTAATGACTCCCTGGCTGTTATTCTTCGGTTTGTTTGCAGCCGGAATTTACATCAACATAGTCGGAATTTTATTCTTGGTGGTCGGTTCGGCTGGACTGTACATCTACTTGGGTAAACAATTACGTGCTGCTGGTCAAGATGCTATCCTCAAGCAACGCGCCACAGACAGGCTAACGGCGGCAGAATCCTCCTCTGCAACAGAAAATCCTCCACAACCAGCAGCCGTGGTATTGGAAATCATGCCAATTCCAGAAGAAGACTTAAATGTGATTAGAAGTGTTTTTGGCATTGATACATTTTTTGCCACAGAAACGATCGCCTACCAAGAAGGTGCTATCTTCAAAGGCAATCTACGCGGCGAACCCCAAGAAGTTCACACTCGTTTAACTGCGAGTTTAAAAGAAAAGCTGGGTGAGAAATATCGTTTGTTCTTAGTGGAAAACAACGATGGTAAACCTGTAGTGATTGTTCTTCCTAGCAGCAACGACCCACGCCCCGCCATGTTAGCGCAAAAGGTCTTTGCAGCTATTTTGGGAATCGCCACTGTTGGCACTAGCCTAGAAACAGGGGGATTATTACTCAATTTTGATTTCTTGGCGCATCCCGAAAGGTTACAAGAGACTTTACCCATCGGTTTGGGCATATTTGCCATTTTAATCGCCCATGAAATTGGGCATTGGTTACTGGCGCGTCGTTATCAAGTACGTCTTAGCTGGCCTTTCTTCTTACCAGCAGTGCAAATCGGCTCTTTTGGGGCAATTACGCGCTTTGAGTCGTTGTTACCTAATCGCACCGCTTTATTCGACATTGCCGTAGCCGGGCCGATCGCTGGTGGTATTGTATCTTTACTGATGTTAATTGCCGGTTTGTTGTTATCTCATCCTGGCAGTTTATTTCAGTTACCCAATCAATTTTTCCAAGGTTCGATTTTAGTCGGTAGCCTAGCAAGGGTGGTTTTAGGTTCAGCATTGCAATCACCCTTAGTCAATATTCACCCCCTCGTAGTAATTGGTTGGCTAGGTTTGGTCATCACTGCTTTAAACTTAATGCCAGCCGGACAATTAGACGGTGGACGTATTGTCCAAGCCATTTACGGACGCAAAACCGCCAATCGAGCCACCATAGCCACGTTAATTGTCTTAGGTTTGGTAGGCTTGGCGAATCCTCTAGCATTATATTGGCTGATCGTGATTGTCTTCCTACAACGGGACTTAGAACGCCCCAGTTTAAACGAAGTTAGCGAACCCGACGACGCTAGAGCCGCAATTGGTCTATTAGTATTGTTCTTAATGATTACCACCCTTTTACCCTTAACTCCTGGTTTAGCAGGTAGGTTAGGAATTGGGTAA